From a region of the Alnus glutinosa chromosome 1, dhAlnGlut1.1, whole genome shotgun sequence genome:
- the LOC133858928 gene encoding uncharacterized protein LOC133858928, whose amino-acid sequence MSFSFFKPSRPKTPQEVAKAIKDSLVALDTKTVVEVKALEKALEEVEKNFGTMRCMLCGDGEAEPNMDQVTQLVQEICKEDIIALLVHKLPTLGWEARKDLVHCWSILLKQTVGSTYCCVQYIENHLELLDSLVVWYDNKEIALNCGNMLRECIKFPTLAKYILEAASFELFFKFVELPTFDVASDAFSTFKDLLTKHGTVVSEYLTAHYDEFFDSYEKLLTSTNYVTRRQSLKLLSEFLLEPPNSHIMKRYISEVQYLKVMMTLLKDSSKNIQISAFHIFKVFVANPNKPREVKVILAKNHEKLLDLLHDLSTGKGAEDEQFEEEKELIMKEIERVSGFANS is encoded by the exons ATGTCGTTCTCGTTCTTCAAGCCGTCGAGGCCCAAAACCCCACAGGAGGTCGCCAAGGCCATCAAGGACAGCCTCGTGGCCCTCGACACCAAAACCGTCGTCGAAGTTAAAGCCCTCGAAAAG GCCCTGGAAGAAGTTGAAAAGAATTTTGGAACTATGAGATGTATGCTTTGCGGAGATGGGGAGGCTGAACCAAATATGGATCAGGTCACACAGCTGGTCCAAGAAATATGTAAAGAAGACATTATTGCTCTTCTGGTTCACAAGTTACCAACATTGGGATGGGAA GCAAGAAAGGATTTAGTCCACTGTTGGTCCATATTGTTGAAGCAGACGGTTGGCTCCACGTATTGCTGCGTGCAATACATTGAAAACCATTTGGAGTTACTAGACTCTCTTGTCGTGTG GTATGATAACAAGGAAATTGCTTTGAATTGTGGAAATATGTTGAGGGAATGCATCAAATTCCCGACACTTGCAAA ATACATATTGGAGGCTGCAAGCTTTGAGTTGTTCTTCAAATTTGTGGAGTTGCCTACTTTTGATGTTGCTTCTGATGCATTTTCTACCTTTAAG GATCTGCTAACTAAACATGGAACAGTGGTCTCCGAATATTTGACTGCTCATTATGATGAG TTCTTTGATTCATATGAGAAACTCTTGACATCTACTAATTATGTGACAAGGAGGCAATCTTTGAAG CTTCTCTCGGAATTTCTTTTGGAGCCTCCAAATTCCCATATAATGAAGCGCTACATTTCAGAAGTTCAGTACTTGAAAGTTATGATGACATTGCTGAAG GACTCGAgcaaaaatattcaaatatctGCTTTCCACATTTTCAAG gttTTTGTTGCTAATCCTAACAAGCCCCGAGAAGTAAAGGTTATTCTAGCAAAAAACCATGAGAAATTGCTGGATTTGCTTCACGATCTCTCTACCGGCAAAG GTGCTGAAGATGAGCAATTTGAAGAGGAAAAGGAACTGATCATGAAGGAAATTGAAAGGGTATCTGGTTTTGCCAATTCTTGA
- the LOC133881742 gene encoding uncharacterized protein LOC133881742: MDFFKSVLSEDPHPSDPHNNEDPDPNPNPNGAWSFGGLIKTIASRSESVIQTYRRDLEEFGSGLKKETAVIREVASRAVEDLPGSFEASASVAQESLESVGQAIDIIGSSVWKSTAEIIAHGRDSLLAPDLDSNSSDNDNTNNSNTKQLNRSSSNSRGLDLKRYSRFDAQLRAIQCDMNTYSEEPEDLEGFNEWKLGFVMEEKREEIGNLIGENGAVGEIYEKVVPNRVDEESFWSRYFYRVHKLRQAEDARAKLVKRAISREEEDLSWDFDDEDGENDGSESKVESSSSDDVGNERENDEAGGGGKLEVRSDEKGVVEGKTDGVESGRDSDVSLVSSQPSLPEEDLGWDEIEDIGSNDENKGDAVGSSCRVDLHKRLSAAEEDEDLSWDIEDDDDNVPVKS; the protein is encoded by the coding sequence ATGGATTTCTTCAAGTCCGTCTTGTCCGAGGACCCTCACCCCTCCGATCCACACAATAACGAAGATCCGGATCCGAACCCGAACCCTAACGGCGCTTGGAGCTTCGGCGGACTGATCAAGACGATCGCGTCGAGATCGGAGTCGGTGATCCAGACCTACAGGCGGGACCTTGAGGAGTTCGGATCCGGGCTGAAGAAAGAGACGGCGGTGATCCGAGAAGTCGCCTCGCGCGCCGTCGAGGACCTCCCGGGGTCGTTCGAGGCCAGCGCGTCCGTCGCTCAGGAGTCGCTAGAGTCGGTCGGCCAGGCCATCGACATCATCGGGAGCTCCGTTTGGAAATCGACAGCCGAGATCATCGCTCACGGTAGGGACTCTCTTCTAGCCCCTGATCTCGATTCCAATTCCTCTGATAATGATAATACCAATAATTCTAACACTAAGCAATTGAATCGTAGTAGTAGTAACAGTCGAGGTTTGGATTTGAAACGGTATAGTAGGTTTGATGCTCAATTGCGTGCGATTCAGTGTGATATGAATACTTATTCAGAGGAACCGGAGGATTTGGAGGGTTTCAATGAGTGGAAACTAGGGTTTGTGATGGAGGAGAAGAGGGAGGAGATTGGGAATTTGATTGGAGAGAATGGTGCGGTTGGAGAGATATATGAGAAGGTTGTTCCGAATAGGGTTGATGAGGAGAGCTTTTGGAGTAGGTATTTTTACAGGGTCCATAAGCTGAGGCAAGCGGAGGATGCGAGAGCAAAGCTTGTGAAGCGAGCAATTTCCAGGGAAGAGGAGGATTTGAGTTGGGATTTTGATGACGAAGATGGAGAGAATGATGGGTCCGAGTCAAAGGTTGAATCAAGCAGTAGTGATGATGTtggaaatgagagagagaatgatGAGGCGGGTGGTGGCGGTAAGTTGGAAGTGAGATCGGATGAGAAAGGGGTGGTGGAGGGGAAGACGGATGGTGTGGAATCTGGGAGAGATAGTGATGTTTCACTTGTTTCAAGCCAGCCTTCATTACCAGAGGAAGATCTTGGGTGGGATGAGATTGAAGACATTGGAAGCAATGATGAGAACAAAGGGGATGCTGTTGGCAGCTCATGTAGGGTTGATTTGCATAAGCGGCTGAGCGCAGCGGAGGAAGACGAGGATTTGAGTTGGGATATTGAAGATGACGATGATAATGTGCCTGTTAAATCGTGA
- the LOC133881750 gene encoding BI1-like protein, translating into MFKDGYTGVGAKGAGEVDLESGETLYPGLSYGENQLRWGFIRKVYGILAAQFVLTTLVSFITVLYTPVNDLLRGNPGLVLLLMFLPLILLWPMYVYQQKHPLNFIFLGLFTLSLSLTVGVSCANTDGKLVLEALILTSAVVSSLTGYTFWASKKGKDFSYLGPILFTSLFVLILTGFLQMFFPLGSTSVAIYGAMGAIIFSGYIVYDTDNLIKRFTYDEYIWASVTLYLDILNLFLSILRILRQANN; encoded by the exons ATGTTCAAGGACGGGTACACGGGTGTGGGCGCGAAGGGTGCTGGGGAGGTAGATCTTGAGTCAGGGGAGACCCTGTACCCGGGTCTTAGCTACGGCGAGAACCAGCTCCGATGGGGCTTCATCCGCAAGGTCTACGGTATCCTTGCCGCCCAGTTCGTCCTCACCACCCTCGTCTCCTTCATCACCGTCCTCTACACCCCGGTCAACGATCTCCTCAGAGGCAATCCTGGGCTGGTGCTCTTGCTCATGTTCCTCCCCCTCATCT TGTTGTGGCCCATGTATGTATATCAACAAAAGCACCCCCTGAACTTTATCTTCCTTGGACTTTTCACCTTGTCCCTGAGCCTTACAGTTGGTGTAAGCTGTGCTAATACGGATG GAAAACTTGTGCTTGAAGCATTAATCTTAACCTCAGCTGTGGTTTCCTCCTTAACTGGGTACACCTTCTGGGCGTCTAAGAAGGGCAAGGACTTCAGCTATCTTGGACCAATCTTATTCACCAGCCTCTTCGTCCTTATCCTTACTGGTTTTCTCCAG ATGTTCTTCCCGCTTGGCTCAACATCTGTTGCTATTTATGGTGCAATGGGTGCCATAATTTTCTCGGGCTACATTGTGTACGACACCGACAACCTCATCAAGCGCTTCACTTATGATGAGTACATTTGGGCCTCCGTTACTCTTTATCTGGACATTCTGAACCTGTTCCTTTCCATTTTGCGGATTCTGAGACAGGCCAACAATTAG
- the LOC133881759 gene encoding pentatricopeptide repeat-containing protein At5g18950: protein MARAPSSIVVFIRQNPRTRQNPNTQIRSLTIETKEGDCGNVEAKPNPHREPSQNAHTEFTEIAKEISKITRTKPRWEQTLLSDFPSFNFSDPRFFNEVMKHQNNVLLSLRFFHWLCSFRGFSPDLLSLNALFDALVEAKACIAAKDFLDYTGFKPEAASLECYIRRLCEDGLVEEALGVFDRLRGVGVCPSIATWNSALSGFLKVGRTDLVWKLYIEMVESGVLTKVDVETVWYLIRAFCDDNQVSKAYELLRQVLEDGLGPGNAAFNRLISGFCKERKYAKVSELLHTMIAKNCAPDIFTYQEVINGLCKNRKRLEAFRVFNDLKDRGYAPDRVMYTTMIHGLCKMGLLGDARKLWFEMIQKGYIPNEYTYNALIYGFCKIGKLEEARKLYKEMCDRGYRETTVSYNTMIAGLCSNGRTDEAHKLFAEMPCKDVVRDVITYNTLIQGFCKEDKMVESTNLLNELLVQGLQPSTPSFTPIIEKLCKVGDIQEAKKLWNDMQSRGLIPMVYTRDHIISGLCEQGYVEEGMEWLLEMLKLKLKPNKDTFERLVQCLLERDMSNDTLLVLDFMLRIGYTLEEGICRSLVNKFCKENSRFAETQLADILG, encoded by the coding sequence ATGGCGAGGGCACCATCATCTATCGTAGTCTTCATTCGCCAAAACCCTCGCACTCGCCAAAACCCCAACACCCAGATtcgaagcctcaccattgagaCCAAAGAAGGTGATTGTGGCAACGTAGAAGCCAAACCAAACCCACATCGCGAACCATCACAAAACGCGCACACTGAGTTCACAGAGATTGCCAAAGAGATTTCTAAGATCACGAGAACGAAACCCAGATGGGAGCAGACCCTGCTCTCCGATTTCCCTTCCTTCAATTTCTCTGATCCCAGGTTTTTCAATGAGGTAATGAAGCACCAAAACAATGTGCTTCTCTCGCTCCGTTTCTTTCACTGGCTATGCTCTTTCAGGGGTTTCTCACCTGACTTGTTGTCGTTGAATGCGCTTTTTGATGCGCTTGTTGAGGCTAAGGCCTGTATTGCTGCAAAAGATTTTCTTGATTACACGGGTTTTAAGCCCGAGGCGGCTTCTTTGGAGTGTTACATTCGGCGTCTATGTGAGGATGGGTTGGTCGAGGAAGCTCTTGGCGTGTTTGATAGGTTGAGAGGGGTTGGAGTTTGCCCGTCGATTGCTACTTGGAATTCGGCTTTATCGGGTTTTCTTAAGGTTGGGAGGACTGATCTTGTTTGGAAATTATATATAGAGATGGTGGAATCCGGTGTTTTGACAAAAGTTGATGTTGAGACTGTTTGGTATCTTATTCGAGCCTTTTGTGATGATAACCAAGTTTCAAAAGCTTATGAACTTCTGAGACAGGTTTTGGAAGATGGGTTAGGCCCTGGAAATGCTGCTTTTAACAGATTGATATCTGGGTTTTGTAAGGAGAGGAAATATGCCAAAGTATCTGAACTCCTTCACACAATGATTGCAAAAAACTGTGCTCCCGATATTTTTACATATCAGGAAGTCATCAATGGGCTCTGCAAGAATAGAAAGCGGCTTGAGGCTTTTCGGGTCTTCAATGATCTAAAGGACAGAGGGTATGCCCCTGATAGGGTCATGTACACGACAATGATTCATGGTCTTTGCAAGATGGGATTGCTTGGGGATGCTAGGAAGCTGTGGTTCGAGATGATTCAGAAGGGTTATATTCCAAATGAATACACATACAATGCACTGATTTATGGGTTCTGTAAAATCGGTAAACTTGAAGAGGCCAGGAAGCTGTACAAGGAGATGTGTGATAGAGGTTATAGAGAAACCACAGTGAGTTACAACACAATGATTGCAGGGTTGTGTTCAAATGGAAGAACAGATGAAGCTCATAAGCTGTTTGCAGAAATGCCTTGCAAGGATGTTGTTCGTGATGTGATCACATACAACACTCTGATTCAAGGTTTTTGCAAGGAAGACAAGATGGTTGAGAGTACAAACCTGTTAAATGAACTCCTGGTGCAGGGATTACAGCCATCGACTCCCTCATTTACCCCCATTATTGAAAAGCTTTGTAAGGTGGGAGACATTCAAGAAGCCAAAAAGTTGTGGAATGATATGCAAAGTAGGGGTCTGATACCGATGGTTTATACTCGAGATCATATTATTTCTGGCTTGTGCGAGCAAGGATATGTTGAAGAGGGGATGGAATGGTTGTTAGAAATGCTGAAGCTTAAGCTCAAACCAAATAAAGATACTTTTGAGAGACTGGTCCAATGTCTCTTAGAAAGGGATATGTCAAATGATACTCTACTTGTATTAGATTTTATGTTGAGGATAGGTTATACTCTCGAAGAAGGCATATGCCGGTCTCTGGTTAATAAATTTTGCAAAGAGAATTCCCGATTCGCCGAAACACAACTAGCAGATATCTTAGGATGA
- the LOC133881767 gene encoding protein FAR1-RELATED SEQUENCE 7 isoform X1, giving the protein MYQTPPHTSVLEPRKSSSIHFTNAKSSDFPYNEECGSTMVIKAYPIGMVRATDNVNGEEEGETRPEPHVGLEFDSADDARDFYSLYANRMGFKIRIGQLYRSRTDGSVASRRFVCSKEGFQLNSRTGCPAFIRVQRRDSGKWAIDHFQKDHNHDLEPTGENCPLFMQQKTLVVKNLVADVSHKPKVKLLKEVGDGRPCSSGIINGKRVKRDGNEGQFKDEPYGGLKFNSASEAYGFYHAYAANKGFRVRIGQLFRSKLDGSITSRRFVCSKEGFQHPSRVGCGAFMRIKKEDYGGWVVDRLKKDHNHDLGCPMEAHKKSFNASNKFVEEVGGLLENNDFVSIFNGSIVKRCRENHIGSDWYSILFEYFQCRQAEDTGFFYAVEVNNGKCMSIFWADGRSRFSCSQFGDAIVLDTSYKNSLYLVPFATFVGVNHHKQPVLLACALIADESKESYTWLFKTWLRAMSGRYPLSIIADQDKAIQQAVAEVFPGTHHRFSLWQIKAKEKEFLSLMDNAFKCEYENCTLKSQTADEFDTAWNALLNKYGLKENAWLTEMYEKRASWVPVYLRGTFFAGISMNESIESFFGTAVNAQTPVLEFVSRYERILERRREEERNKDFNSFNLQAFLQTKEPAEEQCRRLYTLTVFKIFQKELLQSYSYLGFKIYEEGATNRYLVRKCGNDYEKNMVTLCASNLNVSCSCQMFEFEGVLCRHILRVLQILDVREIPSRYILHRWTRNAEYGIVRDVESGGTSQEPKALMLWSLRETACKYVEAGSTSLEKYRLAYEIMREGGRKLCWQR; this is encoded by the exons ATGTATCAAACCCCACCTCACACTTCAGTACTTGAGCCGAG GAAATCGAGCTCCATCCACTTCACAAATGCCAAAAG TTCTGATTTTCCTTATAACGAAGAGTGTGGGAGCACCATGGTTATAAAGGCATACCCAATAGGTATGGTACGTGCAACAGATAATGTCAATGGAGAGGAGGAAGGAGAGACTAGACCTGAACCTCATGTGGGGTTAGAGTTTGATTCAGCAGATGATGCACGTGATTTTTACAGTCTATATGCAAATCGAATGGGCTTTAAGATTCGGATAGGTCAGCTGTATCGATCGAGGACTGATGGGTCAGTTGCTTCTCGAAGATTTGTGTGCTCGAAGGAGGGGTTTCAGCTCAATTCACGAACAGGCTGTCCCGCATTCATAAGGGTACAAAGACGTGATTCTGGCAAGTGGGCGATTGACCATTTCCAGAAGGATCACAATCATGATCTTGAACCTACGGGTGAAAACTGCCCTCTCTTTATGCAGCAGAAGACACTTGTAGTTAAGAATTTGGTGGCTGATGTAAGccataagccaaaagtcaaattGCTCAAGGAAGTAGGGGATGGACGGCCATGCTCATCTGGCATTATTAATGGTAAACGTGTTAAAAGGGACGGAAATGAAGGGCAATTCAAAGATGAACCTTATGGGGGTCTAAAATTCAATTCAGCTAGTGAAGCATATGGATTTTATCATGCATATGCAGCAAATAAAGGATTTAGAGTTCGGATTGGACAATTGTTTCGCTCGAAGCTTGATGGGTCAATTACATCCAGGCGATTTGTGTGCTCAAAGGAAGGCTTTCAGCACCCTTCACGAGTAGGTTGTGGGGCATTTATGCGGATTAAGAAAGAAGATTATGGAGGGTGGGTAGTGGACCGTCTTAAAAAAGATCATAATCATGATCTTGGGTGTCCAATGGAAGCGCATAAGAAAAGCTTTAATGCTTCAAATAAATTTGTAGAGGAGGTTGGTGGTCTGTTggaaaataatgattttgttaGCATATTTAATGGCAGCATTGTCAAAAGATGTCGAGAAAACCACATTGGAAGTGATTGGTACAGTATACTTTTTGAGTATTTTCAATGCAGACAAGCAGAAGACACAGGTTTCTTTTATGCAGTTGAAGTTAATAATGGCAAGTGCATGAGTATTTTCTGGGCTGATGGCAGATCTAGATTTTCATGCAGTCAGTTTGGTGATGCGATTGTTCTAGATACTTCATACAAGAACAGCTTATATTTGGTTCCTTTTGCTACTTTTGTTGGAGTTAACCACCACAAGCAACCAGTGCTCCTTGCCTGTGCTTTGATTGCTGATGAATCTAAGGAATCTTACACTTGGTTATTTAAAACTTGGCTTAGGGCAATGTCAGGGCGATATCCACTGTCAATAATAGCTGATCAAGACAAGGCCATCCAACAAGCAGTAGCGGAAGTCTTTCCTGGGACCCATCATCGTTTTTCATTGTGGCAAATTAAGGCAAAAGAAAAGGAGTTTCTCAGTTTAATGGATAATGCATTTAAATGTGAGTACGAAAATTGCACTCTAAAGAGTCAGACGGCCGATGAATTTGATACAGCATGGAATGCCCTTCTCAACAAATATGGCTTGAAGGAGAATGCTTGGCTGACAGAAATGTATGAAAAGCGTGCAAGTTGGGTACCGGTTTACTTACGGGGCACATTTTTTGCTGGAATCTCCATGAATGAAAGCATTGAGTCATTCTTTGGCACAGCTGTGAATGCCCAAACGCCAGTCTTAGAGTTCGTGTCTAGATATGAGAGAATTCTTGAGCGGCGTCGTGAGGAAGAGAGGAACAAGGACTTTAACTCTTTTAACTTACAGGCCTTTTTGCAGACAAAAGAACCAGCAGAAGAACAATGTAGAAGATTATACACACTTACTGTGTTTAAGATATTTCAGAAGGAGCTTCTGCAAAGCTATAGTTATCTTGGATTTAAGATTTATGAAGAAGGAGCCACCAATAGATACTTGGTGCGGAAGTGTGGGAATGACTATGAGAAAAACATGGTTACTCTCTGTGCATCCAATCTCAACGTGAGTTGCAGCTGTCAAATGTTTGAATTTGAAGGCGTGCTGTGCAGACATATTCTGAGAGTTCTCCAAATATTAGACGTGCGAGAAATTCCGTCTCGCTACATCTTACATCGGTGGACAAGAAATGCTGAATACGGTATTGTTCGTGATGTTGAATCAGGGGGTACTTCTCAAGAACCTAAAGCTCTGATGCTGTGGAGTTTAAGAGAGACAGCATGTAAATACGTAGAGGCTGGTTCAACATCTCTTGAAAAGTACAGACTTGCCTACGAGATTATGAGAGAGGGTGGAAGAAAGCTTTGTTGGCAAAGGTAA
- the LOC133881767 gene encoding protein FAR1-RELATED SEQUENCE 7 isoform X2: MVIKAYPIGMVRATDNVNGEEEGETRPEPHVGLEFDSADDARDFYSLYANRMGFKIRIGQLYRSRTDGSVASRRFVCSKEGFQLNSRTGCPAFIRVQRRDSGKWAIDHFQKDHNHDLEPTGENCPLFMQQKTLVVKNLVADVSHKPKVKLLKEVGDGRPCSSGIINGKRVKRDGNEGQFKDEPYGGLKFNSASEAYGFYHAYAANKGFRVRIGQLFRSKLDGSITSRRFVCSKEGFQHPSRVGCGAFMRIKKEDYGGWVVDRLKKDHNHDLGCPMEAHKKSFNASNKFVEEVGGLLENNDFVSIFNGSIVKRCRENHIGSDWYSILFEYFQCRQAEDTGFFYAVEVNNGKCMSIFWADGRSRFSCSQFGDAIVLDTSYKNSLYLVPFATFVGVNHHKQPVLLACALIADESKESYTWLFKTWLRAMSGRYPLSIIADQDKAIQQAVAEVFPGTHHRFSLWQIKAKEKEFLSLMDNAFKCEYENCTLKSQTADEFDTAWNALLNKYGLKENAWLTEMYEKRASWVPVYLRGTFFAGISMNESIESFFGTAVNAQTPVLEFVSRYERILERRREEERNKDFNSFNLQAFLQTKEPAEEQCRRLYTLTVFKIFQKELLQSYSYLGFKIYEEGATNRYLVRKCGNDYEKNMVTLCASNLNVSCSCQMFEFEGVLCRHILRVLQILDVREIPSRYILHRWTRNAEYGIVRDVESGGTSQEPKALMLWSLRETACKYVEAGSTSLEKYRLAYEIMREGGRKLCWQR; encoded by the coding sequence ATGGTTATAAAGGCATACCCAATAGGTATGGTACGTGCAACAGATAATGTCAATGGAGAGGAGGAAGGAGAGACTAGACCTGAACCTCATGTGGGGTTAGAGTTTGATTCAGCAGATGATGCACGTGATTTTTACAGTCTATATGCAAATCGAATGGGCTTTAAGATTCGGATAGGTCAGCTGTATCGATCGAGGACTGATGGGTCAGTTGCTTCTCGAAGATTTGTGTGCTCGAAGGAGGGGTTTCAGCTCAATTCACGAACAGGCTGTCCCGCATTCATAAGGGTACAAAGACGTGATTCTGGCAAGTGGGCGATTGACCATTTCCAGAAGGATCACAATCATGATCTTGAACCTACGGGTGAAAACTGCCCTCTCTTTATGCAGCAGAAGACACTTGTAGTTAAGAATTTGGTGGCTGATGTAAGccataagccaaaagtcaaattGCTCAAGGAAGTAGGGGATGGACGGCCATGCTCATCTGGCATTATTAATGGTAAACGTGTTAAAAGGGACGGAAATGAAGGGCAATTCAAAGATGAACCTTATGGGGGTCTAAAATTCAATTCAGCTAGTGAAGCATATGGATTTTATCATGCATATGCAGCAAATAAAGGATTTAGAGTTCGGATTGGACAATTGTTTCGCTCGAAGCTTGATGGGTCAATTACATCCAGGCGATTTGTGTGCTCAAAGGAAGGCTTTCAGCACCCTTCACGAGTAGGTTGTGGGGCATTTATGCGGATTAAGAAAGAAGATTATGGAGGGTGGGTAGTGGACCGTCTTAAAAAAGATCATAATCATGATCTTGGGTGTCCAATGGAAGCGCATAAGAAAAGCTTTAATGCTTCAAATAAATTTGTAGAGGAGGTTGGTGGTCTGTTggaaaataatgattttgttaGCATATTTAATGGCAGCATTGTCAAAAGATGTCGAGAAAACCACATTGGAAGTGATTGGTACAGTATACTTTTTGAGTATTTTCAATGCAGACAAGCAGAAGACACAGGTTTCTTTTATGCAGTTGAAGTTAATAATGGCAAGTGCATGAGTATTTTCTGGGCTGATGGCAGATCTAGATTTTCATGCAGTCAGTTTGGTGATGCGATTGTTCTAGATACTTCATACAAGAACAGCTTATATTTGGTTCCTTTTGCTACTTTTGTTGGAGTTAACCACCACAAGCAACCAGTGCTCCTTGCCTGTGCTTTGATTGCTGATGAATCTAAGGAATCTTACACTTGGTTATTTAAAACTTGGCTTAGGGCAATGTCAGGGCGATATCCACTGTCAATAATAGCTGATCAAGACAAGGCCATCCAACAAGCAGTAGCGGAAGTCTTTCCTGGGACCCATCATCGTTTTTCATTGTGGCAAATTAAGGCAAAAGAAAAGGAGTTTCTCAGTTTAATGGATAATGCATTTAAATGTGAGTACGAAAATTGCACTCTAAAGAGTCAGACGGCCGATGAATTTGATACAGCATGGAATGCCCTTCTCAACAAATATGGCTTGAAGGAGAATGCTTGGCTGACAGAAATGTATGAAAAGCGTGCAAGTTGGGTACCGGTTTACTTACGGGGCACATTTTTTGCTGGAATCTCCATGAATGAAAGCATTGAGTCATTCTTTGGCACAGCTGTGAATGCCCAAACGCCAGTCTTAGAGTTCGTGTCTAGATATGAGAGAATTCTTGAGCGGCGTCGTGAGGAAGAGAGGAACAAGGACTTTAACTCTTTTAACTTACAGGCCTTTTTGCAGACAAAAGAACCAGCAGAAGAACAATGTAGAAGATTATACACACTTACTGTGTTTAAGATATTTCAGAAGGAGCTTCTGCAAAGCTATAGTTATCTTGGATTTAAGATTTATGAAGAAGGAGCCACCAATAGATACTTGGTGCGGAAGTGTGGGAATGACTATGAGAAAAACATGGTTACTCTCTGTGCATCCAATCTCAACGTGAGTTGCAGCTGTCAAATGTTTGAATTTGAAGGCGTGCTGTGCAGACATATTCTGAGAGTTCTCCAAATATTAGACGTGCGAGAAATTCCGTCTCGCTACATCTTACATCGGTGGACAAGAAATGCTGAATACGGTATTGTTCGTGATGTTGAATCAGGGGGTACTTCTCAAGAACCTAAAGCTCTGATGCTGTGGAGTTTAAGAGAGACAGCATGTAAATACGTAGAGGCTGGTTCAACATCTCTTGAAAAGTACAGACTTGCCTACGAGATTATGAGAGAGGGTGGAAGAAAGCTTTGTTGGCAAAGGTAA